In Aegilops tauschii subsp. strangulata cultivar AL8/78 chromosome 3, Aet v6.0, whole genome shotgun sequence, one genomic interval encodes:
- the LOC109766970 gene encoding phloretin 2'-O-glucosyltransferase has translation MQSTVVLYTWMVRGHLHPMTQFAHHLTAHGVPVTVAVADVPSTGKSSETIAGLAASYPSVSFHLLPPSATRSAQTADPDADPFIALVADLRATNSALLAFLRSLPSVKALVTDFFCAYGFDAAAELGVPAYRFFTSAASVLAAYLHINVMRSTVSFRDMGRSLLHFPGVHPIPASDLPEVLLDRGDSQYKTILSLMEQVPRSKGILSNTFKWLEPRAVKAIKDGTPRPGESVPKLFCVGPLVGEERGSTVKHECLRWLDKQPARSVVFLCFGSASSVPAEQLKEIAVGLEKSGHAFLWAVRAPVAPDADATKRFEGRAEAAVEPLLPEGFLDRTRGRGMVVSSWAPQVEVLRHPATGAFVTHCGWNSTLEAVVAGVPMLCWPMYAEQGMNKVLVVEDMKLGVAMDGYDEATVKSREVEAKVRLVMESEHGKQIRERMAIAKVIAADALETGGSSAAAFVDFLDDLKISMLDVI, from the coding sequence ATGCAGAGCACCGTCGTGCTTTACACATGGATGGTCAGGGGCCACCTCCATCCCATGACACAGTTCGCCCACCATCTCACCGCACATGGCGTTCCtgtcaccgtcgccgtcgccgacgtCCCGTCTACAGGCAAGTCCTCTGAGACCATTGCCGGCCTCGCCGCATCCTATCCTTCCGTCTCCTTCCACCTACTACCGCCGTCAGCGACCCGTTCCGCCCAGACGGCTGACCCCGATGCCGATCCATTCATCGCCCTTGTCGCTGACCTCCGCGCCACCAACTCCGCCCTCCTCGCCTTCCTGAGGTCCCTCCCGTCCGTCAAGGCTCTAGTCACCGACTTCTTCTGCGCCTACGGGTTTGATGCCGCCGCAGAGCTCGGCGTCCCGGCCTACCGTTTCTTCACCTCCGCTGCGTCGGTCCTTGCTGCCTACCTGCACATCAACGTCATGCGCTCCACTGTCTCCTTCCGGGACATGGGGCGCTCCCTGCTGCACTTCCCCGGAGTCCACCCAATTCCGGCGTCCGACTTGCCGGAAGTGCTGCTCGACCGCGGCGACAGCCAGTACAAGACAATCCTTAGCCTTATGGAGCAGGTGCCAAGATCTAagggcattctgtcgaacacgtTCAAGTGGCTGGAGCCCCGCGCCGTCAAGGCGATAAAAGACGGGACTCCCCGTCCCGGCGAGTCAGTACCGAAACTGTTCTGCGTCGGTCCATTGGTCGGCGAGGAGCGGGGAAGCACCGTGAAGCACGAATGCCTGAGATGGCTAGACAAGCAGCCAGCGCGGAGCGTGGTATTCCTCTGCTTCGGGAGCGCGAGCTCGGTGCCCGCAGAGCAGTTAAAGGAGATCGCCGTGGGACTGGAGAAGAGCGGGCACGCCTTCTTATGGGCCGTGCGAGCACCCGTTGCGCCGGACGCCGACGCAACGAAGCGGTTCGAGGGACGGGCCGAGGCGGCGGTGGAGCCGCTGCTGCCGGAGGGATTCTTGGACAGGACGAGGGGACGCGGGATGGTGGTTTCTTCCTGGGCGCCGCAAGTGGAGGTGCTCCGGCACCCGGCGACCGGCGCGTTCGTGACGCACTGCGGATGGAACTCGACGCTTGAGGCTGTTGTCGCCGGGGTGCCGATGCTGTGCTGGCCCATGTACGCGGAGCAGGGGATGAACAAGGTGTTGGTGGTGGAGGACATGAAGCTTGGGGTGGCCATGGACGGCTACGACGAGGCGACCGTGAAATCTAGGGAGGTAGAGGCGAAAGTGAGGCTGGTCATGGAGTCCGAGCATGGGAAGCAGATCAGGGAGAGGATGGCGATAGCGAAAGTGATTGCAGCCGATGCGCTGGAGACCGGTGGGTCCTCAGCGGCAGCATTTGTTGACTTCCTGGATGATCTCAagatttccatgctagatgttaTTTAA